In Helianthus annuus cultivar XRQ/B chromosome 3, HanXRQr2.0-SUNRISE, whole genome shotgun sequence, a single window of DNA contains:
- the LOC110932216 gene encoding uncharacterized protein LOC110932216, with product MPNTSTGETPFSLVYGSEAVIPAEISLPSPRMIAMEKQNNEQERRMDLDLLEERRENAAITEARYKSKLEKYYNARVRVCTFVPGDFVLRENEASNAEKPGKLAPKWEGPYIINEVLGKGAYTLKRIDGTLVPRT from the coding sequence ATGCCAAATACTAGCACGGGAGAAACCCCATTTAGTCTGGTCTACGGGTCTGAAGCCGTAATCCCAGCTGAAATCAGCCTACCATCACCGCGCATGATAGCCATGGAAAAACAAAACAATGAGCAAGAACGAAGAATGGATTTAGACCTTCTtgaagaaaggcgcgagaacgccgccATCACAGAAGCAAGGTACAAATCCAAACTCGAAAAATATTACAACGCACGCGTACGCGTGTGTACCTTTGTCCCCGGGGATTTCGTCTTACGCGAAAATGAAGCGTCAAATGCAGAAAAACCGGGCAAATTAGcgccaaaatgggaaggaccatacatCATCAATGAGGTCCTAGGTAAAGGGGCATACACCCTAAAAAGAATCGACGGGACTCTAGTTCCTCGCACCTAg